In Pseudophryne corroboree isolate aPseCor3 chromosome 3, aPseCor3.hap2, whole genome shotgun sequence, a genomic segment contains:
- the NPTX1 gene encoding neuronal pentraxin-1 has product MITGACWRCLLLSFFFLRGSAQNFAQTRFICTSVPVDMDMCTSSMQNSGPTEDLKTTILQLRETVIQQKETIMNQKDTIRDLTGKLARCEGQTVLEIPSNEPKGGAPGSRKKETGTSKNTMGDLSRSPTAETLTQLGQTLQSLKTRLENLEQYSRGNSSVQATSLKDLLQTKIDDLEKQVLSRVNNLEEGKVNLKNETELRGKIESALTSLQQRITDLEKGQKENRPADKFQLTFPLRTNYMYAKVKKSLPEMYAFTVCMWLKSNASPGVGTPFSYAVPGQANELVLIEWGNNPMEILINDKVAKLPFVINDGKWHHICIAWTTRDGVWEAYQDGVLRGNGENLAPYHPIKNQGVLVLGQEQDTLGGGFDATQAFVGELAHFNMWDRKLVVGEVYNLATCSNKALTGNVISWAETNIEIYGGATKWTFDACRQIN; this is encoded by the exons ATGATCACCGGAGCTTGTTGGAGGTGCCTCCTCCTCTCCTTCTTTTTTCTAAGGGGATCTGCACAGAATTTTGCACAGACGAGGTTTATATGCACTTCAGTGCCTGTTGACATGGATATGTGCACTTCATCCATGCAGAACAGTGGTCCCACAGAAGACCTGAAGACCACCATTCTGCAGCTGCGAGAGACAGTTATCCAACAAAAAGAGACGATAATGAATCAAAAAGATACTATCAGGGACCTGACTGGCAAGCTAGCCAGATGTGAGGGTCAGACCGTCCTGGAAATCCCATCCAATGAACCCAAAGGTGGTGCTCCCGGCTCCCGGAAAAAAGAGACTGGGACTTCTAAAAACACAATGGGAGATTTATCGAGGAGCCCCACAGCTGAGACCCTCACGCAGCTCGGACAGACTCTGCAAAGTCTGAAGACAAGACTGGAGAACTTGGAG CAATACAGCAGAGGTAATTCATCTGTCCAAGCCACCAGTCTGAAAGATCTGCTGCAAACCAAGATAGATGACCTGGAGAAACAAGTTCTCTCCAGAGTGAACAACCTAGAGGAGGGGAAGGTGAACCTGAAGAACGAGACTGAGCTACGAGGAAAAATTGAAAGCGCTTTAACCTCCCTTCAGCAGAGGATtactgatttggaaaaag GCCAAAAAGAGAATAGACCTGCAGACAAATTTCAGCTCACCTTTCCACTTAGAACGAACTACATGTATGCAAAAGTCAAGAAGAGCTTGCCCGAAATGTACGCTTTCACTGTCTGCATGTGGCTGAAATCCAATGCTTCGCCTGGTGTTGGAACTCCATTTTCTTATGCAGTACCTGGCCAAGCCAACGAGCTAGTGCTTATTGAGTGGGGCAACAATCCAATGGAAATACTAATTAATGACAAG GTGGCGAAACTGCCCTTTGTTATCAATGATGGTAAATGGCATCACATCTGTATTGCATGGACCACAAGGGATGGCGTGTGGGAAGCCTATCAGGATGGAGTGCTTAGAGGAAATGGAGAAAATTTGGCTCCATATCACCCCATCAAAAACCAGGGAGTCTTAGTGCTCGGCCAAGAACAG GACACCCTAGGAGGTGGATTTGATGCCACCCAGGCTTTTGTTGGGGAGCTGGCCCATTTCAATATGTGGGATAGAAAGCTGGTTGTTGGAGAGGTGTATAACCTGGCGACCTGCAGCAACAAAGCACTGACTGGTAATGTCATCAGTTGGGCTGAAACCAACATTGAGATCTATGGTGGTGCCACCAAGTGGACATTCGATGCATGTCGTCAGATCAATTGA